A single genomic interval of Acipenser ruthenus chromosome 28, fAciRut3.2 maternal haplotype, whole genome shotgun sequence harbors:
- the LOC117434464 gene encoding 2',3'-cyclic-nucleotide 3'-phosphodiesterase-like: MQEQALERAEGSLAFPFLDDEASIDAYRESRTLFIMRGLPGSGKSTLASTIAGKYEGICNVISADHKIRPEACPALPEKYKELDEEAGRFCEEGVAVVVIDDTNHQWERLEKLFDIASEYQYLAHLVEPKTPWKNDCAVLEEKTQWELTQSELEDLRGSLEEAVYPLFYGWFLTHKSQSHTKEMGKKLLETLGELDEFKEHWGDFGGAASETRINLEEYFDGKGILHCTTKFSDYGKATGAQEYAELEAVKEFFGSAFHLRISGLFITPRTAGARVRLSDKQLEVWPADSEKEATLSEELPRGSRAHITLGCAKDVEAVQTGLDLLEFIRMEKEGDQDWAVKDTDQGKLRYFGKGMWMLELSEEVTVKTIFGGFYPKEEGGEEAGVEKEGDERAVGEEREEKTVEKEGDERAVEKEGDERAVEEEREEKTVEKEGDERAVEKEGHEKAVEEKEGDEKAVEEKEGDERALEGVEKAVEKEGDEKAVEKEGDEKAVEEKEGDERALEGVEKAVEEKGEEKENQQEGKPAEGKKKGKCTIM, translated from the exons ATGCAGGAACAGGCACTGGAGAGAGCTGAAGGCTCGCTGGCCTTCCCCTTTCTGGATGACGAGGCGAGCATCGACGCATACAGGGAGTCTCGAACCCTCTTCATAATGAGGGGGCTGCCAGGCAGTGGAAAGAGCACCCTGGCCAGTACCATCGCGGGGAAGTACGAAGGAATCTGCAACGTGATCTCCGCCGACCACAAGATCAGACCCGAGGCGTGCCCCGCCCTCCCGGAGAAATACAAAGAGCTGGACGAGGAGGCCGGGCGTTTCTGCGAGGAGGGCGTCGCCGTGGTCGTGATTGACGACACAAACCACCAATGGGAGCGGCTGGAGAAGCTCTTCGACATCGCCAGCGAATACCAGTACCTGGCCCACCTCGTTGAGCCCAAGACGCCGTGGAAGAACGACTGTGCCGTGCTGGAGGAGAAAACCCAGTGGGAGCTGACCCAGTCGGAGCTAGAGGACTTGAGGGGAAGCCTGGAGGAGGCGGTCTACCCTCTATTCTACGGCTGGTTCTTGACTCACAAGAGCCAGAGTCACACCAAGGAGATGGGCAAGAAGCTCCTGGAAACCCTGGGCGAGCTTGATGAATTCAAGGAGCATTGGGGTGATT TTGGAGGAGCTGCTTCTGAGACAAGAATAAACTTGGAGGAATATTTTGATGGCAAGGGGATCCTGCACTGCACCACCAAATTCTCTGACTACGGGAAAGCGACGGGAGCACAAGAGTACGCGGAACTAGAG GCTGTGAAGGAATTCTTCGGGTCTGCCTTTCATCTGCGGATATCGGGCCTTTTTATCACGCCCAGAACCGCTGGCGCCCGCGTCCGACTGAGCGACAAGCAGCTGGAGGTGTGGCCAGCCGATTCGGAGAAGGAAGCCACGCTCTCTGAAGAGCTGCCCCGCGGCAGCCGGGCGCACATCACGCTGGGCTGTGCCAAGGACGTGGAGGCCGTGCAGACTGGCCTAGACCTGCTGGAGTTCATCAGGATGGAAAAGGAGGGCGATCAGGACTGGGCTGTGAAGGACACCGACCAGGGGAAGCTGCGCTACTTCGGCAAAGGCATGTGGATGCTGGAATTGTCCGAGGAGGTGACAGTGAAAACCATATTCGGTGGGTTCTACCCaaaagaggagggaggagaggaagcaggggtggagaaggagggagaCGAGAGAGCAGtgggggaggagagagaagagaaaacagtggagaaggagggagatgagagagcagtggagaaggagggagacgagagagcagtggaggaggagagagaagagaaaacAGTGGAGAAGGAGGGAGATGAGAGAGCAGTGGAGAAGGAGGGGCATGAGAAAGCagtggaggagaaggagggggaTGAGAAAGCagtggaggagaaggagggagatGAGAGAGCATTAGAGGGGGTGGAGAAAGCAGTGGAGAAGGAGGGGGATGAGAAAGCAGTGGAGAAGGAGGGGGATGAGAAAGCagtggaggagaaggagggagacGAGAGAGCATTAGAGGGGGTGGAGAAAGCAGTGGAGGAGAAAGGGGAGGAAA